Genomic segment of Coffea arabica cultivar ET-39 chromosome 1e, Coffea Arabica ET-39 HiFi, whole genome shotgun sequence:
TTCCCGATCAACATTCTAGTAAgcaattaaagggaaaaaaatattcTTAACTGGGTCCATTAACCGTTAACCTTCTGAGTGTTTCTAATTTAATGGATGTGTGTGTTTCTATCTCTTGACAGaaaaatatcatttaattgGTGAGGGTGTGCTCAGGCGctcggggggggggggggggggggggggggggggggtgctTCCTTCCCACATCGGTTGATCGTGGGTTCTTCAACCTGAGTTTAAGATCCATAGGGGTTTCGTTCAGTTACCAATTGGTTGGACGTGGGTTTTTTGTGGGTTCCCCTTAGATTACTCTTAACTGGTCCATTAACCGTTAACCTCCTGAGTGTTTCTAGTCTAATGGGTGTGTGTGTTTCTATCTCTTGACAGAaaaattaaagggaaaaaaaaggaggtCCTGCTAATAAGGAAGAGTTTGTCTAAGTTGATAAGAtgcaaataagaaatttttagtttgttgttctgtttttgtgttttttggatccttaattttttttgtttatttgtttttattcttGGCGTATAAAAATAATTCTGCTAAGGAGGAATTTGTCTAAGTTGATAATATGCAAAATTTATCCGTGCACTGCAcgggcttttctttttcttcaagaatTCAGGATTtgaaataatatataaattcaCAATTAAAAAGTTAAATTGAGACATTATTTTTAGATTAGAAAACATCGTAATGGAAGGAGCCCTCTGCATTTCTAATCAAAGAATACAAGTTGAGTACAACTTCTATACACAATTTATACAATGTTTGATCAAATGAATGCTTTATACATTACCCCAGAAAACAACTTAAGCATAAGCAATTTCAACCTACTGAATCAAGGCTAGTACATCTAacagaaaacaagaagaaattaaGATTAAAAGTACGTATATTGctgcaaaaaaattttcttagacTTCTAATTAGTGAATCTTACCGTTGTTTAGTAAATGTATTTTATTAATAGTGTTATGGCAGTGTATTTATATATCTGAACTTTGACTAATATTTCACTTTTTTAGGTCCAATCTTTATATGTGTAAAGACTATATATTCTCTTGTCAAAGACAAATGAACATAGTTAAGTTGCATGGAATTAAACAGGTGACGTAAAACAAATATAACGGAATATTTAGTGGTCAATAAAAGATCCCGAGTTGTCCTAattaccttttttccttttcagttTTAAACAGTCGTGGGGGCTCTAGCATAAACCACTCCTAATTTTACAAATGATAAAACAAAAGAGTAAAAATAGAAGAGGGTCATAATTTACATATAGAACTTGTGACTAACATTCCCTTGTAAGTTTTATTAATCAGGACAACAGGTGCTTCATAGGCACTCGTTAAGATGTATTTCACATgttagatttttagaaatataagattaattagaaaaagtgtATAAATGCAAAGGGATTAATTATAAATATGACATATATTGCTCTTATGGATGTCACATTAGTGAAAGCATTTGCATAGATAAATAGGTAAAAAGGATAAATTCACATAATCAAAAACTAAAATGCAAATCATATAGCTAGAGCCTAGATGTATatcataaaaattaaaaatgttcAAGTGAAAATAAGTGTTACAGTACATATCACATTCATCCATgaggataaaataaaaagagataGCTAATAAAATTTGTATTTGTCGAAGATATTATCTCCTATGATTCTGGGAGATATTATCTTCCATAATTATCTCCCATGATTATGAGAGATATTACCTCCCATGATTATGggattttattgcttatgatcAATCAAGTTTGAATAGATAGGATATGAGTTGATTATGTAATCCCTAAAATCATGGTTCTATTACCTTAAGTGGTGGCAGAACTATGATAGGGTTGTCCTATAAATGCTTACCTTGTAAGCATATTTTAGTGTgtgggaaaataaagaaaagtagagttttttgttcattttccttttcttttaaagtttacatggtatcagagctccggCTCTGTACCAATTCCTGCCATGAACTACCGAGCAGCCATGACTGGATCGACTGCTCGCACAAGAGAAGACTCATCCTCGTCTTCAGTAGTTATCCAAACTACAGATTACTCCGCTTCAAATTCTTCCCAACAAATAACCGTTCATAAATTAAATGGTTCCAATTATCTGGAATGGGCTCAATCCGTAAAACTGGCTATCGATGGCAGAGGTAAACTCGGCCACCTTACTGGAGAAATTCAACAACCAGCTGCTGAAGATCCCAATTTGAAGAGATGGCATTCAGAGAACTCTCTAGTTATCGCTTGGTTGATAAACTCTATGGAACCAGCGATAGGAAAGCCACACTTATTTCTGCCCACAGCCAAGGATGTGTGGGACGCTGTCCGGGATATGTATTCCGATATAGAGAATTCGTCTCAAATTTTCAATCTCAAATTGTGGAAATCAAGACAAGAAGATAGAGATGTTACAACCTATTACAATCAGATGGTAACTTTATGGCAGAAATTGGATCTTTGTTATGAGGATGAATGGGACTGCCATGCAGACAGTGTTCGATACAAGAAACGGGAGGAGAACGACAGAGTCTATGTCTTCTTGGCCGGACTAAATCAAGAACTTGATGAGGTGCGAGGTCGTATTTTGGGCAGGAAGCCTCTCCCCTCCATTCGTGAAGTATTTTCTAAGGTCAGAAGAGAAGAATCAAGGCGTAAGGTGATGCTAAAGTCCAAGGCAGAGGATAAAGTTGAGACTTCAGCATTGGTTTCTAAGGGGACAGATTTGGACGGAGATAAAAGAAGGAAGCCTTGGTGTGAACACTGTAAAAAGTCATGGCACACAAAGGACACGTGCTGGAAATTACATGGGAAACCATcgaatttcaagaagaaaaatggaggTGATAGCAAGGTGTTGCAGACTGTGAATGAGGATTCTCAAAAGCAACAAACTGACTCTGAGACACCAGCTTTCACAAAGGAACAATTAAGCCAACTGTACAAACTCTTTAAGTCTCCACAATTTTCAATCACTGAGTCAAAAAGCTTCACTCCTTTCTGTTCTTTTGCTAAAAATAGTAATCGTTTTACTATTGCTCTTTCATGTAAAACATCAAATGCATCTTGTCCACAGATTGTATGGGTTATTGATTCTGGGGCCACTAACCATATGACTAGTTTGTCACAATTATTTTCTACCTACAGTCCATGTGCAggcaataaaagggtcaaggttgCTGACGGATCATTATCCGTCATAGCTAGCATAGGTTCCGTTGTCATCTCTCCTACTATAACACTTCATAGAGTTCTTCATGTTCCAAAGTTATCATGCAATTTGCTGTCCATAAGTAAATTAACTAGGGATCTCAAGTGTCGGATtaattttttcccctctttttgtGAGTTTCAGGAACTGACCACGGGGAGGATGATTGGATGTGCTAGAGAAAATGGGGGACTTTACTTCCTTGAAGATGGATCAAATATGACAACATCAATCAAAAACACATGTTACGGGTCTGTCTCTATTACTAGTAATAAAGAGATTATGTTATGGCACTTTAGATTAGGACATCCTAGTTTTTATTACATGAAATACTTATTTCCAGATTTGTTTAAGAATAAAGATTCATCTTCCTTTCAATGTGAAATCTGCGAATTGGCTAAACATCATCGGTCTACATTTTCTATACATCCTTATCAACCCTCAAAACCGTTTTTTCTATTACATACTGATGTTTGGGGTCCCTCTagaatttcaacttcatttggAAAAAAATGGTTTGTTACATTCATCGATGATCACACAAGAGTTTGTTGGGTGTATTTGTTAAGAGAGAAATCAGAGGTTGCAAGTGTGTTTCAAAAATTCTACAGCATGGTTTTGAcacaatttcaagaaaaaatcaaaattgttcgGAGTGACAATGgaaaataatatttcaataaaattttgggaagtttttttcttgaaaaagggaTTGTGCATCAAAGCTCCTGCAATGATACCCTACAACAGAATGGGGTagctgaaagaaaaaataaacatcTTTTAGAAGTGGCGAGGGCAttacttttttcaagaaatgttCCTAAATATCTATGGGGCGAAGCAATTTTAACTGCTACATATCTCATAAATAGAATGCCCTCAAGAACCTTGAATTTCCAAACTCctctgaattttttcaaaacaattTATCCCATGTCTCGATTAACATATGAAGTCTCATTAAAGGTGTTCGGGTGCATAGCCTTTGTTCACAATCATGAACAAGGTCAAAGCAAGTTAGACCCTCGAGCAAGGAAATGCATTTTTGTTGGATATGCACCCACGCAAAAGGGGTATAAATGCTTTGAccccatttcaaaaaaaatgtttGTAACCATGgatgtaacattttttgaagATAAACCTTTCTTTGGAGATCCTCTTCAGGAGGGGACTCGGCATGTAGAAGAACTTGTAGAAGATGATGATTTTTTTGTATTGAAAATCAAAttcttgatcaaaatttttctgattttttagaAGAATCTACAGCACAATTTCCTCAACAAGTATCTTTTCAAGATAATaatcttgaaaaatcaaatgaCACTCTTCAATTTGCCCGTCAAAAGGATTTTGAAAAACGTGAAAAAATTGATCAGGGATTAGAAGAGGATCTCTTGTCTTTAATGCCAATAACAGAGTCGAATTCTCTTAGTGAAAGAGATGGGAATGTAACTGAAAAAACCCTGAAAACCTATGTCAGGAAAAATCATCGAGGAAAAGATAAAGCTCCCCCTTCTCTTCACAACAAGGAATCCGAACCGAGGGCAGAATTTGATGTTTTTGAGTCATCAGATAAAGTTTCCTCTGATTCAAAGATTGCTGATTTGGATCTTCCTATTGCACTTCGAAAGGGAGTGCGTTCTTGTACCAAACACCCTATGACTAACTATGTCTCTTATGAAAAGTTATCCCCTACTTTCTTGACATTTACTTCACAACTTTCTTCTGTGGAAATTCCAAATAATGTACAGGAAGCATTACAAGTTCCAGAGTGGAGAAAGGCTATTGAAGAAGAGATGTATGCTCTTGAGAAGAATCAAACATGGGAAGTAACAAACCTGCCACAAGGGAAAAAGACAGTAGGGTGTAAATGGGTCTTTACCATCAAGTATAATTCTGATGGGACATTGGAACGGTACAAAGCTCGATTGGTGGCTAAAGGATTTACTCAAACCTACGGGATCGATTATCTTGAAACTTTTGCTCCAGTGGCAAAATTAAACACTATTAGGGTGCTTCTCTCAATAGCAGTAAATCTTGATTGGCCACTCCAACAACTTGATgtcaaaaatgcatttttaaatggtGATCTGGAGGAAGAGGTGTACATGGATTCTCCCCCtggatttgaagggaagtttcagTCTAGAGTTTGCAAGCTAAAAAAATCGTTATATGGTCTCAAACAATCTCCTAGGGCCTGGTTTGAAAATTTTACTAGGTCGGTAAAGGATCAAAGTTATATCCAAGCTCAGAGTGATCACACCATGTTTGTTAAACACTCCAAGGACGGGAAGATAGCAGTACTCATTGTGTACGTGGATGATATCATCCTCACAGGAGATGACTTAATTGAGATGGAACGGCTGAAGAAAAGTCTTGCTTCTAGCTTTGAAATCAAAGATTTGGGAACACTACGATATTTCTTAGGGATGGAGGTAGCTCGGTCCAAGAAGGGCATGGTTGTGTCCCAACGCAAGTATGTTTTGGATCTTTTAAAGGAAACAGGGATGAGTGGATGTCGACCTGCAGACACTCCTATGGATCCGAATCACAAGTTAGCAGATATAAAAGATGGAACACCAGTTGATACCGCTCGATACCAAAAGTTAGTAGGCAAGCAAATTTACTTGGCTCACACTCGTCCTGATATAGCTTTTTCAGTGAGTGTTGTGAGCCAGTTTATGCATTCTCCATATGAAGAGCACCTTGATGCAGTATATCGAATTCTGAGGTACTTAAAAAGTACTCCAGGAAAGGGATTGTTCTTTAAAAGAGGAGATCGAAAGACCATTGAAACTTATACAGATGCTGATTGGGCAGGATCAATCATTGATAGAAGATCAACCTCGGGGTATTGTACCTTTGTATGGGGCAATTTGGTTACTTGGAGAAGTAAGAAACAAAGTGTTGTAGCTCGTAGTAGTGCAGAGGCAGAGTACCGAGCTATGGCTCATGGTGTGTGTGAGATGTTATGGCTGAAGAGAGTTTTAGAGGAGCTAAAAAGACCTATTGAACTACCAATGAGGCTCTATTGTGATAACCAGGTGGCAATTAGCATAGCTCATAATCCTGTGCAACATGATAGAACCAAACATATTGAGATTGACCGCCACTTCATAAAAGAGAAACTTGAAGGAGGAATTATCTGCATGCCATTCGTTCCATCAGCTCAGCAGATAGCTGACATTCTCACCAAAGGACTCCTCAGACCAAACTTTGAACTTCTTACAAGCAAGTTGGACatgataaatatatatgcacCAACTTGAGGGGGGGTGTCGAAGATATTATCTCCTATGATTCTGGGAGATATTATCTTCCATGATTATGAGAGATATTACCTCCCATGATTATGgaattttattgcttatgatcAATCAAGTTTGAATAGATAGGATATGAGTTGATTATGTAATCCCTAAAATCATGGTTCTATTACCTTAAGTGGTGGCAGAACTATGATAGGGTTGTCCTATAAATGCTTACCTTGTAAGCATATTTTAGTGTgtgggaaaataaagaaaagtagagttttttgttcattttccttttcttttaaagTTTACAGTATTCAATACATTCATCTATGAGATCAGAACAAAAAGAGAGAGCTAATGAAATATATATCAGGAGGAATTTATATGCTTCCTTCTGTGAGTGCTTTCATACATCAAACCAAATAAGAGATGGCTCTTCTTTCTGAAGTGAATTTGAAAGCAGCTTCAGTTAGAAGAGTTGAGGTTGATTTTAGATGTCCACCTACTATACATGCTTCCTTCTTCACTACAAGCTTTAAGTTGGTCCGAGTGCGTGGGATATTATTCCAGGTAGGGACAGAATTTAAGTACAGCAGCCACAGTGGTTGCAGTAGAGGCTTGCATGTTACATAATACACCTTGATTCCTAGCCTTTCAGATTTGATAAGCTGTAGCAGCAAGGAGTGATCTTTTAACTTGATCAGCGAAGAAATCGGTCCTCGAATGTTGGCTTAACCAGGGAATTCCTTCAGCTAGAGGATAGTGCCCTTTACAGGCAAAGCAAAGACTACACTTTTTGCCACACATTCATGGAAACAGGGCAATTACAGAAGAGAAGAGTTTGCTAAATTTATTCAGTGACACCACTTGCACAAACTGATCATGCTCCACAATAACACCCCAAACGTAAAAGCTTCTTGGTAGCGAGCTTCTTTTTGTATAGAAGCCAGAGTATAAAAGCATATTGTGGGAGGTAACCATTTCCCCACACTAGCTTCCTCCACCCACTGATAGGTCCAGGAGGTTTAAGAATTTTCATAGCAGAGTCGAGAGTGGAATTACCTGAGTGGCTAACAGTCCAATCAAGCCCATCAGGAGTATCAGGAAGAGGAAGAAATGTTGCAGGAGTTGCTGCTTTCTGTAACATTTACCATTTTACCATGAACCATGCTGCAACAATTAATTGATAAGGATCAAACTCTTATGGTTCTTGGTAAGAATTCGAAATTTTTTGCTCGAATCAATATCCCATAACTGTTGGAGAGGTCGTGACTTATTTTCAAGAAAGGATAAAAGCCAATATCAGTATGTGATTCTGCACCAAGTCTTATTGAACAAGCAAGAGTTTAGACCAAAAGAACACAAGGTTTggggaaactagattcaaataaaaaagaaaccaTGACATGTCGAAAATTGCGACACAGTAACAAACTAAAGCATAGAACAAGAAGTAGCTTTAAAAAACTACCCTTGCCAATATGACTAATGAAAATTTGTAGCATCTGTTTAATCATAagtcaatttaaaaaaaaaatttaaatccaTTACACAAAAAAGTATAGGACCATTAACTCTTAAAATCAAAGTCATGCACAATGAATCggtcggaaaaaaaaaaaacagaaaaggtGTAAGACCAAGAATGCACCAAAAAggggaaaggaaaacaaaataattgtTAGCTTTATtcataaatgtaaaattaatgaACACCACCGTCCATGCCAGTTGTGATCACCATCATTTAACCCACATTAAATCattgtgtatgtatatataataCTTTAAAAGAGAGTTACCATTCTAGGAAAAGGTTCTCAAACGGATTGAAGACAAAATCTTATCATTTGCACCTACAGAACTAGAAAAAATACATTATTTAACCCACAATAAATCAATATCTATAATACTTTAAAAGATAGTTACTACTCTCCCGTAGTTTTCACCATTATTTAACCTACAATAAATCATAATATATTCTGGTGCCACTTAGGCAGACGACCAAAAACACGTGGAGGGATCCTTTTGCTCTTAGTCTATATGGTTAATATAATAAGAGGGAAAAGTGGGAAGGAAACAGAGACAAAAATAGGACAGATTTGAACAgaagaagaaagcaagaaatgaaCAGAGGATTTGAACTGGAGTACTATTCCAGGAATGAATTCTACAGTTACAGCCATTCTTTTAATAATTGAGTTGAAGCATTTGTATGTAATAGAATAAATACCTCTGCCTAATAATTGAAGAAGGTAAGAAATGAACAGAAGACTTGAACTGGAGTACCATTCCAGGAATGAATTCTTCCGTTACAGCCATTCTTTTAAAAACAGAAGTTGAAGCTGTTTATCTGGAAAAGCATGAACATGGCCCTGCCAGTCAATGAAGTGATCTATAACAGAACCAAGGTGGGAGACCCGATGTGCAAAAGCTATGGTGAGGACACAGAAACAGCAGAGCATCTGTTCTTCCATTGCAGATAAGCTAAGGAAATGTGGCGCTTATCACCAGTGAACTGGGATTGACTAGATGACCATACAGGGAACTTCAAAAAATGGTGGAGTGTTTTGATAGAAGCTAGAAGCAGGTCAGAAGGAATGGAACACATAGCTCTCACTGTCAATATCTTATGTCAGTTATGGAAAGCTAGAATTGACATGATTTTCAATGCGTCTCAAAGACATCCAACCAAGATTATGCAAAAGGCACAGAGTGAATGGCTGGAATAAAAATAAGTAAGggacaaagaaagaaagataagcACACAGAAACAACAAGAGCAGAGAATGATCAGCAAGAGAGAAGGGAGGAAAATGACTGGATACATCTTAGCATGGCAGTGAAACAGCAAGCAGAAAGAGGTGAGATGGGAATCGGCGTCATGGCAGAAAGCAGCAACGAAAAAGTGATAGCTCAATGGGTACTGAAGGAGTTCAGCTCAGGAAATAAGCTCATGGACCAAGCTGCGGCTATAAAACTTGATTTATGTAAGGGAAGAGAATAGCAATGGAGGAAGATTCAAGTAGGGATTCCGCAGCAACACTTGTTGGAGATGATTAGAACCAACAAATCCAAGGATATGAGTTTATACTCCCACCTGGAAGACATCAGTAGCTTATGGTCTATGTTTGTGgaatgctcttttttttttgcttagaaGTGAAGATAGTGATAGAACTGACCATATTAGCAATTATCCTTTAAGCATATCTTTTGATAAGGAGTGGCTTAACCCTCAGTGCCATACTGCACTTGTATAGCTCTATCTGAGGCTTTGCTCACTAAGTGCATAGTtcatacataatattaataaaatcACTTATTGTTTCAGAATAAAAAAAACAGTATAGCAGAGAACAAAAATCAAGATCACTTTTGTAAGAATATACAAATCAACTCAGTTCAATAAATAATCAGAATAATTAATCAATGATGATCACACAAACAAAGGTCGATAGTTCATGAATTCAACAACAGTATATATGTAGGCAAGGAAAAATAACCATCAGGGTTATCTTCTTTAGGATTATAGGGATACAGTACCACAATATCTCTACAAGTCAGGATTTGCTATTTTCCAAACAAAGACAAAGAGGTACAAGTTAAATCTATGACAAATAATTGAAACACATAAGCTGTggttttaaattgaataaaGAGTTAAACTGCCATCCttaaaagttattaaaaaaaaaatgaaaacccttGTCTAACAAAGATAATTAAGTTCTGATTTCCCCACGCAAATTCATGTCACTCTCTGGCCTTCTCACTCTAAACAAACTAATTAAACAATAAAATGGGGAATCACTTACTAGTTAGTTGCAAATTCTAGAGAAACTAGACTCTTGACATGCGGAACATAACTCCCTCCCGAG
This window contains:
- the LOC140018404 gene encoding uncharacterized protein, whose protein sequence is MNYRAAMTGSTARTREDSSSSSVVIQTTDYSASNSSQQITVHKLNGSNYLEWAQSVKLAIDGRGKLGHLTGEIQQPAAEDPNLKRWHSENSLVIAWLINSMEPAIGKPHLFLPTAKDVWDAVRDMYSDIENSSQIFNLKLWKSRQEDRDVTTYYNQMVTLWQKLDLCYEDEWDCHADSVRYKKREENDRVYVFLAGLNQELDEVRGRILGRKPLPSIREVFSKVRREESRRKVMLKSKAEDKVETSALVSKGTDLDGDKRRKPWCEHCKKSWHTKDTCWKLHGKPSNFKKKNGGDSKVLQTVNEDSQKQQTDSETPAFTKEQLSQLYKLFKSPQFSITESKSFTPFCSFAKNSNRFTIALSCKTSNASCPQIVWVIDSGATNHMTSLSQLFSTYSPCAGNKRVKVADGSLSVIASIGSVVISPTITLHRVLHVPKLSCNLLSIKESTAQFPQQVSFQDNNLEKSNDTLQFARQKDFEKREKIDQGLEEDLLSLMPITESNSLSERDGNVTEKTLKTYVRKNHRGKDKAPPSLHNKESEPRAEFDVFESSDKVSSDSKIADLDLPIALRKGVRSCTKHPMTNYVSYEKLSPTFLTFTSQLSSVEIPNNVQEALQVPEWRKAIEEEMYALEKNQTWEVTNLPQGKKTVGCKWVFTIKYNSDGTLERYKARLVAKGFTQTYGIDYLETFAPVAKLNTIRVLLSIAVNLDWPLQQLDVKNAFLNGDLEEEVYMDSPPGFEGKFQSRVCKLKKSLYGLKQSPRAWFENFTRSVKDQSYIQAQSDHTMFVKHSKDGKIAVLIVYVDDIILTGDDLIEMERLKKSLASSFEIKDLGTLRYFLGMEVARSKKGMVVSQRKYVLDLLKETGMSGCRPADTPMDPNHKLADIKDGTPVDTARYQKLVGKQIYLAHTRPDIAFSVSVVSQFMHSPYEEHLDAVYRILRYLKSTPGKGLFFKRGDRKTIETYTDADWAGSIIDRRSTSGYCTFVWGNLVTWRSKKQSVVARSSAEAEYRAMAHGVCEMLWLKRVLEELKRPIELPMRLYCDNQVAISIAHNPVQHDRTKHIEIDRHFIKEKLEGGIICMPFVPSAQQIADILTKGLLRPNFELLTSKLDMINIYAPT